The following proteins are encoded in a genomic region of Lujinxingia vulgaris:
- a CDS encoding serine/threonine-protein kinase, with protein MSPIPTPETIAERYELIEELGQGGMATVFRAFDRTLGREVALKRLHPHLAKVAEHRARFEREARAVARLDHPGIVKIYDFSSPQTDDAYIVMELVDGESLATILERCGPLPAELAGVLIAKTLRALDVAHQHHIIHRDLKPENIMVRSDASVVLLDFGLANLLDQARITRTGALLGSPAYMAPELMEGGRADVASDLFSIGATFYRLVTGQDAFQGQHPAQILRAIEHGDHTPAHRLQPEAGRRFSLLISRWMSVSPDHRPANARAALEEIQPLFDEVSWQPHLKQHINKTKSNTSGTSETNNLPPLQDTICDALLGRADALIEQGQTLEATYELERVLAYQPDSQAALSRLSSLHAGAGEKEGSRRRALGMGAAVAALAAAGALWHAGLSPTSEAPAARASSRNLAPQRNADEALAQPKTTEAPAPPVDWSVPREEVFAALQDARRSAAASVAPSASAPDLARVDSVSANPPPARTRRVPAVAAVVDAPTQDTPAAPQTFKQRFRVMPAAATLSIAGKRYSAIEAARGIELPAETIELEASSPGCAPLKTTIDVSEESSQRAQRVVLSWLPGYIELVTDRDALVWLEERTSPLVVSAGGASGPIEVPFGRADEALAERQLEVRVASRHDLTRTFVRTVTVRPGQTSSLALSLADAVPQR; from the coding sequence ATGAGCCCGATCCCCACGCCCGAGACGATCGCCGAGCGTTATGAGCTCATCGAGGAGCTCGGACAGGGCGGCATGGCCACGGTTTTTCGCGCGTTCGACCGCACCCTGGGCCGAGAGGTTGCGCTCAAACGTCTGCATCCGCATCTGGCAAAGGTCGCGGAACACCGCGCCCGATTTGAGCGCGAAGCCCGCGCCGTCGCGCGCCTCGACCACCCGGGCATCGTCAAAATTTACGACTTCTCGTCGCCCCAGACCGACGACGCCTACATCGTCATGGAGCTCGTCGATGGCGAGTCGCTCGCCACGATCCTTGAGCGCTGTGGGCCGCTGCCCGCCGAGCTCGCAGGGGTCTTGATCGCCAAAACCCTTCGAGCGTTGGACGTTGCGCATCAGCACCACATCATCCACCGCGACTTAAAGCCCGAAAACATCATGGTGCGAAGCGACGCCTCCGTGGTGCTCCTGGACTTCGGGCTGGCCAACCTCCTCGACCAGGCCCGCATCACCCGTACCGGCGCGCTTTTGGGAAGCCCCGCCTATATGGCGCCGGAGCTGATGGAAGGAGGCCGCGCCGACGTCGCCAGTGATCTCTTCTCGATCGGCGCGACCTTCTACCGACTGGTCACCGGGCAAGACGCCTTCCAGGGGCAGCACCCGGCGCAGATCCTGCGCGCGATTGAGCACGGCGATCATACCCCCGCGCATCGACTCCAACCCGAGGCAGGACGCCGATTCAGCCTTCTTATCAGCCGCTGGATGAGCGTTTCCCCCGATCACCGCCCGGCCAACGCCCGAGCGGCGCTGGAGGAGATTCAGCCCCTCTTCGATGAAGTGTCATGGCAACCACACCTAAAGCAACACATTAATAAAACCAAAAGTAACACTTCAGGAACCTCAGAAACCAACAACCTTCCCCCACTCCAAGACACGATCTGCGACGCGCTCCTGGGGCGCGCCGATGCGCTCATCGAGCAGGGCCAAACCCTGGAAGCAACTTACGAGCTTGAGCGCGTTCTGGCCTACCAACCGGACTCGCAGGCCGCGTTGAGCCGCCTCTCGTCGCTTCACGCCGGAGCTGGCGAGAAAGAAGGATCCAGACGCCGGGCGCTCGGGATGGGTGCTGCGGTGGCGGCGCTCGCTGCCGCCGGAGCGCTCTGGCATGCTGGCTTATCCCCCACCTCCGAGGCACCTGCCGCCAGAGCTTCGTCCCGGAACCTCGCACCGCAGCGAAACGCGGACGAGGCCCTGGCCCAGCCCAAAACCACCGAGGCCCCGGCGCCCCCGGTTGACTGGTCTGTACCCCGAGAAGAGGTCTTTGCGGCGCTGCAGGACGCACGGCGCAGCGCGGCGGCTTCTGTGGCCCCCTCAGCTTCGGCGCCCGACCTGGCGCGTGTCGATAGCGTCAGCGCAAACCCTCCGCCGGCGCGTACAAGAAGAGTGCCTGCCGTGGCGGCGGTGGTCGATGCCCCGACGCAGGACACGCCCGCTGCGCCCCAAACCTTCAAGCAACGCTTCAGGGTTATGCCCGCTGCGGCCACGCTCAGCATCGCGGGCAAGCGTTACTCGGCCATCGAGGCAGCCCGCGGCATTGAGCTGCCGGCCGAAACAATCGAGCTTGAGGCCTCCAGCCCGGGCTGTGCGCCTCTAAAAACCACGATCGACGTCAGTGAGGAGTCCAGCCAACGCGCGCAGCGCGTTGTCCTGAGCTGGCTGCCGGGCTACATTGAGCTTGTGACCGATCGCGACGCGCTGGTCTGGCTTGAGGAGCGCACCAGCCCGCTGGTCGTCAGCGCCGGCGGGGCCTCCGGCCCCATCGAGGTTCCCTTCGG
- a CDS encoding FHA domain-containing protein, translated as MSDSRDKSLPFDVDDADLFSSVADDHVLSSAPVSPAAPAPATPRSTAPRRNGRTHQPAAFLDVESPGRSPRRIRLQRPRFLLGGERADLTLDDRFVSRWHAQLSLEQGAWVLEDLGSHNGVYLRIADEFVMEDGDEILVGAQRLAFRTGWDTGPTQAVPTLGAPKLPTAPRLVEYVEGGHIRGIYPIVDSMLIGREGADLNFPHDELLSSPHASFERRDGQFYLRDLISESGTFIRIRGAVELIDGDCFCVGRTRLQVRYQG; from the coding sequence ATGTCTGACTCTCGTGACAAGAGCCTGCCCTTCGACGTCGACGACGCCGATCTTTTCTCAAGCGTGGCCGATGATCATGTGCTGAGCTCAGCACCGGTCTCCCCGGCTGCACCCGCTCCCGCCACACCACGCTCCACGGCCCCGCGCCGGAATGGCCGCACGCATCAACCCGCGGCGTTTCTGGACGTCGAGTCGCCCGGTCGTTCACCGCGGCGCATCCGTCTTCAGAGACCGCGCTTTTTGCTGGGGGGCGAACGCGCAGACCTCACGCTGGACGATCGTTTCGTCTCCCGCTGGCACGCTCAGCTCAGCCTGGAGCAAGGCGCCTGGGTGCTCGAAGATCTGGGAAGTCATAACGGCGTCTACCTGCGCATCGCAGACGAGTTTGTCATGGAGGACGGCGACGAGATCCTCGTGGGCGCCCAGCGCCTGGCGTTTCGAACCGGCTGGGACACAGGACCGACGCAGGCCGTACCCACCCTGGGCGCCCCGAAGCTGCCTACCGCGCCGCGTCTCGTAGAATACGTTGAGGGAGGGCATATCCGCGGGATTTACCCTATTGTGGACTCGATGCTGATTGGCCGCGAGGGTGCCGATTTGAACTTCCCTCACGACGAGCTGCTCTCCTCGCCACACGCCAGCTTTGAGCGCCGCGACGGGCAGTTTTACCTGCGCGACCTTATCAGCGAGTCAGGCACCTTTATTCGCATTCGTGGCGCCGTTGAGCTTATCGACGGCGATTGTTTTTGCGTCGGCCGCACGCGGCTGCAGGTTCGGTATCAGGGATGA
- a CDS encoding PhoH family protein encodes MSDTDLVQLHLEFADAEVARYIYGHRDAFLKLIETRLDVRIGARGTEAHIEGAANDARVAERVLRQLYTLGQRGHHLSAVDVGRAIDLLVRDPKINLVDIFTDRVLTTKHNQIISPKGLAQKAYVDAIRKHDVVFGIGPAGTGKTYLAMAMALSAYFSKSVKRIILTRPAVEAGEKLGFLPGDLAEKVNPYLRPLYDALHDMVELEKAETMLERGVVEVAPLAFMRGRTLNDAFIIFDEAQNATNAQVKMFLTRIGFNSRAVITGDITQIDLPSKRMSGLVEAERVLDNIPGIAFCRFSQHDVVRHPLVQKIIDAYERNAQAELDRSNDRATSDES; translated from the coding sequence TTGTCCGACACCGATCTTGTTCAGCTTCACCTGGAGTTCGCCGACGCCGAAGTGGCGCGCTACATCTACGGCCACCGCGACGCCTTCCTCAAACTCATTGAAACGCGCCTCGACGTGCGCATCGGCGCCCGCGGCACCGAGGCCCATATCGAAGGGGCTGCCAACGACGCGCGCGTCGCCGAGCGGGTGCTGCGCCAGCTCTACACCCTGGGGCAACGCGGCCATCACTTAAGCGCCGTCGACGTCGGGCGCGCCATCGATCTTCTGGTGCGCGATCCGAAGATCAACCTGGTCGACATTTTTACCGACCGCGTCCTGACCACCAAACACAACCAGATCATCTCGCCCAAAGGGCTCGCCCAGAAGGCTTACGTCGACGCCATCCGCAAGCATGACGTCGTCTTCGGCATCGGGCCGGCCGGCACCGGAAAGACCTACCTGGCGATGGCGATGGCCCTCTCGGCCTACTTCTCCAAAAGCGTCAAACGCATCATCCTGACGCGCCCGGCGGTGGAAGCCGGCGAGAAGCTGGGGTTCTTGCCGGGCGACCTGGCCGAGAAGGTCAACCCCTACCTGCGCCCCCTCTACGACGCGCTGCACGACATGGTGGAGCTTGAGAAGGCCGAGACCATGCTCGAGCGCGGGGTCGTCGAAGTTGCCCCCCTGGCCTTTATGCGCGGTCGCACCCTCAACGATGCGTTCATCATCTTCGATGAGGCGCAGAACGCCACCAACGCCCAGGTGAAGATGTTTTTGACCCGCATCGGCTTTAACTCCCGCGCGGTCATCACCGGCGATATCACCCAGATCGATCTTCCCTCCAAACGCATGAGTGGTCTGGTGGAGGCGGAGCGTGTGCTCGACAACATCCCGGGCATCGCGTTTTGCCGATTCTCCCAGCACGACGTGGTCCGCCACCCCCTGGTCCAGAAGATCATCGACGCCTACGAGCGCAACGCCCAGGCCGAGCTCGACCGGTCGAATGACCGGGCGACCTCCGACGAGTCCTGA
- a CDS encoding tetratricopeptide repeat protein: MLSQACVTGLWGPLLGGRLPLLAAILTVCAAVLCVPLSAHAQHEDASLDRMIERLGEQDVQAGSGELAPSTVAPLNLEVQWRLWRTLIESGEPGINELQALRDDALSLGRVSLPEHALAVLAVARARDHYGLSTADTEALLTMAMTMAPELPYPALELARQRLKDQGAPHRAIAPFVEGVRRGVQSPDICMAWVLKFSIFFLLSVLVSFGAFMLSQLLRYFGVAAYDGTRWLPRGFSSNQTVILLVALVIVPGLLLRSPLASVLIMLAMVIPFQQINERVVSAFFLAVILALPSIDVALSRMVLFPGSPAQTLAHEHLRGCDSGCLERAKAHLGEDATPTQRYAAAVALFRTGTPEAMARVVDLSDDPQNQATRLLEAQWANLKGAALIAQARPDEALEPLERAELMLPEAPEPHFNRMRALQLSGDEEGGYDALDQAVRHGLASVGRYLDTGRRDANSLLMLIPLQSSQIWQEHLAYTETITTISMISPFWQALAGPQLPLSLAPYVGGAGLLWLLMTLQIYLRQRVSTPCPKCGLARDPDDARDLGGHHYCLPCYQTFVSGATLDYHARIHSETTLGRRDRFQSFLRRTLSLLLPGMGHALGGHALRGTLAFFALAFGAFWLMNPMGLWRVPTELFHEGWAGQQAIAIVLMALGALVGLWGLVAGVEPTRVRGARGQSEAKR; this comes from the coding sequence CACGCCCAGCACGAGGACGCAAGCCTGGACCGTATGATCGAGCGGCTTGGCGAGCAGGACGTGCAGGCGGGCAGTGGCGAGTTGGCCCCGTCGACGGTTGCACCTCTCAACCTGGAGGTGCAATGGCGCCTCTGGCGCACGTTGATTGAGAGTGGTGAGCCCGGGATCAATGAGCTTCAGGCTCTGCGCGATGATGCATTAAGCCTGGGCCGGGTCTCGTTGCCCGAGCATGCACTTGCAGTGCTGGCTGTGGCGCGCGCGCGCGATCACTACGGGTTGAGCACCGCCGACACCGAGGCGCTCCTGACGATGGCGATGACCATGGCGCCGGAGCTTCCTTACCCGGCGCTGGAGCTTGCTCGACAACGTCTTAAGGACCAGGGCGCACCTCATCGCGCCATCGCTCCCTTTGTGGAGGGCGTGCGCCGTGGCGTGCAGTCGCCCGACATCTGCATGGCCTGGGTGCTGAAGTTTTCGATCTTCTTTTTGCTGAGCGTGCTGGTGAGTTTTGGCGCGTTTATGTTGTCTCAGCTCCTGCGCTACTTTGGCGTGGCGGCCTACGACGGAACGCGCTGGCTGCCGCGAGGCTTCTCGTCCAACCAGACCGTGATCTTGCTGGTAGCCCTGGTGATCGTGCCCGGCCTGCTGCTGCGCTCCCCGCTGGCCTCGGTGCTGATCATGCTGGCGATGGTGATTCCCTTTCAGCAGATCAATGAGCGGGTCGTTTCAGCCTTTTTCCTCGCGGTGATTCTGGCGTTGCCTTCGATCGATGTGGCGCTGAGCCGGATGGTGCTTTTCCCCGGAAGTCCCGCACAGACCCTGGCCCACGAACATCTGCGCGGCTGCGATTCGGGCTGCCTGGAGCGTGCGAAGGCACACCTCGGTGAAGACGCAACTCCCACGCAGCGCTACGCCGCGGCGGTGGCCCTCTTCCGGACCGGCACCCCGGAGGCGATGGCCCGCGTGGTGGATCTGAGCGACGATCCGCAGAATCAGGCAACGCGTCTTTTGGAGGCGCAGTGGGCCAACCTCAAGGGCGCCGCGCTCATCGCGCAGGCCCGTCCCGACGAGGCGCTCGAGCCTCTGGAGCGTGCCGAGTTGATGCTTCCCGAAGCCCCCGAGCCGCATTTTAATCGCATGCGCGCGCTGCAGCTCAGCGGTGATGAAGAAGGCGGCTACGACGCGCTCGATCAGGCGGTGCGCCACGGGCTGGCCTCGGTGGGTCGCTACCTGGACACCGGGCGTCGCGACGCCAACAGCCTGCTGATGCTCATCCCCCTGCAGAGCTCCCAGATCTGGCAAGAACACCTGGCCTACACCGAGACGATCACCACCATCTCCATGATCTCGCCATTCTGGCAGGCGCTGGCCGGCCCGCAGCTTCCGCTCTCGCTGGCGCCCTACGTGGGAGGCGCCGGGCTGCTCTGGTTGCTGATGACCTTGCAGATCTACCTGCGTCAGCGCGTCAGCACGCCCTGCCCCAAATGCGGCCTTGCGCGTGACCCCGATGATGCGCGCGATCTGGGAGGCCATCACTACTGCCTGCCCTGCTACCAGACCTTCGTCTCGGGAGCGACGCTGGACTATCACGCGCGCATCCACAGCGAGACCACCCTGGGACGACGCGACCGCTTTCAATCCTTTCTGCGCCGCACCCTCTCGTTGCTGCTTCCCGGCATGGGTCATGCCCTCGGGGGGCACGCGCTGCGCGGCACACTGGCCTTCTTCGCGCTTGCCTTTGGCGCGTTCTGGCTGATGAACCCGATGGGGCTCTGGCGCGTCCCGACGGAGCTCTTTCATGAAGGCTGGGCCGGACAGCAGGCCATCGCCATAGTCTTGATGGCCCTGGGCGCGCTGGTGGGTCTGTGGGGGCTCGTTGCCGGCGTGGAGCCCACCCGTGTTCGAGGCGCCCGAGGGCAAAGCGAGGCGAAGCGATGA